The Rufibacter sp. DG15C region CCCATGGTCTGGTAGTTGATTAAGGGCTGGTGGTCACGGTTAGAGATCAGGTCCTTGAACTTCTCATTCATGGTTTGGGTCCAGTCATAGCCGCCGCCATTGATCAGGTTCCAGTCCATCATGCGCAGGTTGTGCACCATGTTGCCGCTTCCCATAATCAAAACACCTTTCTTGCGCAGCGCCTGCAGTTCTTTGGCTAGGTCATAGTGGTATTGCGGACCCTTGGTGTAGTCAATGCTCAACTGCAAGACCGGTACGTTGGCGTCTGGGTACATGTGGCGCACAATGGTCCAGGTGCCGTGGTCCAGGCCCCAGTCATGGTCCAGTTCCACGTGGGTAGATTTGATGAGGTCTACGGTTCCTTTGGCAATGGCCGCATCTCCGGGCGCCGGGTACTGCACGGCAAACAATTCCTGCGGGAAGCCCCCGAAGTCATGAATGGTCTTCGGGAAGTCCATGGCCGTAATCTTGGTACCTTTGGTAAACCAGTGCGCCGAAATCACCAGCACCGCTTTGGGCACCGGAATGTCTTGGGCCAGCTTCTTCCAGCGCTGACTGAACTCGTTGTCCTCTATGCCGTTCATAGGCGAGCCGTGCCCTACAAACAGCACTGGCATGGTATAGTCTTGCGGCGCTAGGCCGTCAGTAAATTTCTTGAATGCGCTTAAACTTGTCATGGCGAGTCCTCCTGT contains the following coding sequences:
- the ygiD gene encoding 4,5-DOPA dioxygenase extradiol yields the protein MTSLSAFKKFTDGLAPQDYTMPVLFVGHGSPMNGIEDNEFSQRWKKLAQDIPVPKAVLVISAHWFTKGTKITAMDFPKTIHDFGGFPQELFAVQYPAPGDAAIAKGTVDLIKSTHVELDHDWGLDHGTWTIVRHMYPDANVPVLQLSIDYTKGPQYHYDLAKELQALRKKGVLIMGSGNMVHNLRMMDWNLINGGGYDWTQTMNEKFKDLISNRDHQPLINYQTMGKEALLAIPTVEHYLPLLYTLGLQGKHEETSFFNDKMVGGSLTMTSVKIGA